ATCTCAAAGGATGGACGACGTGGATCCCCTCGCGTATCTCCTCTGCACGAATCTCAAAGCACGATGTATGGACACACATGGCAGAAGGTACGTGCGTCTTGAGCAAGATGACACCAACACACATGCATGCATTCTTCATGCTGCTTTCCAACCACTTCGGAAGAGGACGAGGCTAAAAGATTACAATTGAAGGAAAATAAATGGTGACAACACATCAACCTTATTGGTTTTGGGTACTTCACTCGAGCAAATTAACCTGAGGAGGGCCAACAAGAACATCAAGCAGAGATAGCTCACAGGGGAGAGAACAACCGAGGATTACAGAAACATGAAGAACATCCAGTGGAAGTCGTCACTGCACTTATTGATGGTTCAGCTTCCTGCAGTTCATCCTGATCTCTCCCTTGTTCCCAGTGAGAGGGGTGATGTTGCCCATCTTCACCATGGACCTGGCGAAATGCTGGAAGAAGAGCTCGTTGTGCGCCGCGTAGAGCTCAACCAGGTGCATCGTCGCCGGGTTGTTGGTGAAGAGGATCTCGTCGGAGCTGAGGAGGCCCGTCTTGGCCATCAGGTTCCTGAAGTAGGAGTTGTCGAACTTGGTGGGGCTGACGAAGTCCAAGGGGAAGAGGTTCTGGTCGCCGCCGGAGCGCGGGCATCGCGTCCTCAGATGAGCTGCGTAGGCCGGGTCGAGGGTGAAGTCAGGGAACCCCTTCCCGGTCTGGTTGTACAGCCTCTGCCGGAAACTGGTGCATCGCGATAGCCCGATCGTGTGGCTACCTGCATCGCATTGGATCACCTCGCTGTTACTGCATGCGTGATTCCTGAGATAAAGCTACATGTGTTAAGGTTACCAGAGAGGGCGACGAGATCCAcaaggtcgagtcccttgagcttGAACTTGGTGAGGATGGTCTGAAAAGTGTTGTTGGGAGCAGGAATGTTGTTGTTAGACCCTTGTATGCTTGCTCCCAGTGAGTCTCTCCTTCCCAGTGGAACATCCCAGTACGGGCCACCAGCCTAATCCACAGCACAAACAACATAAATCTAATCTGAGACTTTAGATCTAAACCCTAGCATGGAACGAGATATGTATCATACCAAGACAGTAGAGTCTCTGGCAGCAAGAGCTAATACGTCGGCGCAGGAGACTGTGTGAGGACACTCCTTCTCCAACGCAGACTTGATCTCATCGATGACCTCGAACCCTCTCACGGAGTTGCGATTAGGGATGGACCCCTTCTCGCTCACAATAGTCCCACTGCTGTCCAGCAAAATGGATGCGTCGCAGCCCTGGAAGAGacagagacacacacacacacacacgacagTGTTACACATTGCGTTTCGATCTATGTGATGTGGTCGAATGAACTAACCTTAACGAAACAGTCATGGAAGTGCAGGCGAAGCAAGGAGGCAGCCATGCGTGCTTCCTTCGCAACAGCTTTCGCGACGATGGACTTCACGATCTCTTGGGCTTTGGGGCACGAGTGGTCGTAGAACTGTGGGTAGAGGAACGGGCCGCCATAAGGGAAGGCGAAGCAGAGAGGAGAAAGAGCGAGGGCTGCGAGGACCATAAGGAAGCTGCTGATAGAAAGAGCCATGTttcctgcttcttcttcttcttcttcttcttgaaatgCTTCTTGGTGATGATGGAGGATTAGATTGGGGCATTTATAGTGCAGAAAGGCATAACAATTAATTCGAGATAGTGGAGTTAGTAGGCTATTGCTTAGCTTCTTCCTCCTACTCCATGGCCACCATGAGAAGAGCAAGTATAACAGAAACAGGTATTTTATTCAACAGGACCATGCAAGTGATTAGAATCACTTCACTTCTTTTGAGATTGGGATTTGACTTGCTATTCACATAGCTCTGCAATAGTTGACTGTATCTGCTTACAATGGTGGTCAAATGTTGTCTTAGAAATGAACGAAAACCTTGTTTAGTTTTGGCTCATGTTTTTGTAGCACAAGATCAAATAAAAATCTGACAAAAGGATCTTACTGACCTTAGTTACTGTGCAATAAGAAGTCCTGCCAACCTAAGGTTTCAAGTCACTTCCTCTGAGGAAAACAAGTTCCATTGACAGTTCA
The DNA window shown above is from Musa acuminata AAA Group cultivar baxijiao chromosome BXJ2-4, Cavendish_Baxijiao_AAA, whole genome shotgun sequence and carries:
- the LOC103980763 gene encoding peroxidase 72 is translated as MALSISSFLMVLAALALSPLCFAFPYGGPFLYPQFYDHSCPKAQEIVKSIVAKAVAKEARMAASLLRLHFHDCFVKGCDASILLDSSGTIVSEKGSIPNRNSVRGFEVIDEIKSALEKECPHTVSCADVLALAARDSTVLAGGPYWDVPLGRRDSLGASIQGSNNNIPAPNNTFQTILTKFKLKGLDLVDLVALSGSHTIGLSRCTSFRQRLYNQTGKGFPDFTLDPAYAAHLRTRCPRSGGDQNLFPLDFVSPTKFDNSYFRNLMAKTGLLSSDEILFTNNPATMHLVELYAAHNELFFQHFARSMVKMGNITPLTGNKGEIRMNCRKLNHQ